A section of the Nitrospirota bacterium genome encodes:
- a CDS encoding adenylyl-sulfate kinase, whose translation MNTLKTDEGFAVWVTGLPASGKSSVAGTIEKRLHEWYTVKAVRLESDALRKVLTPEPVYSQKERDWFYDVMIFMGRMLIANGINVIFDATGNKRVYRDKAKASISKFIEVYMKCPLHICMERDPKGIYKSAQTGKAHYVPGLQDIYEEPLSPDIIIESDKATPEIGADHVIARMKEKGWV comes from the coding sequence ATGAATACCTTGAAGACAGATGAAGGTTTTGCTGTATGGGTTACCGGCTTACCCGCATCAGGGAAATCTTCTGTAGCAGGTACTATTGAAAAAAGACTCCATGAATGGTATACCGTTAAGGCTGTTCGTCTTGAATCTGATGCCTTGAGAAAGGTTCTTACCCCGGAACCTGTATACTCACAAAAAGAAAGAGACTGGTTTTACGATGTTATGATATTTATGGGCCGGATGCTGATAGCAAATGGTATTAATGTTATTTTTGATGCAACCGGAAACAAGAGGGTCTATAGAGATAAGGCAAAGGCATCAATTTCAAAATTCATAGAAGTATATATGAAATGCCCGCTTCATATATGTATGGAAAGAGACCCGAAAGGTATCTATAAATCGGCACAAACAGGAAAGGCACATTATGTCCCCGGGTTACAGGATATCTATGAAGAACCATTATCACCGGACATCATAATCGAATCAGACAAGGCTACCCCTGAGATTGGTGCAGACCATGTGATAGCAAGGATGAAGGAAAAGGGGTGGGTGTGA